The following nucleotide sequence is from Cucurbita pepo subsp. pepo cultivar mu-cu-16 unplaced genomic scaffold, ASM280686v2 Cp4.1_scaffold000390, whole genome shotgun sequence.
TGATGATGTTTCGATCGAATGTATATGTCTTAATCAATTGAGTTATCACAAGTTAGCTGGGTCTGGCTAACATAgtttaatatcattattaCACTCCTTATCATTATTGGGAGTTCAACAccaagaaaaacaccaagaaaaACTAGAACATACCCTTGAATTTCAAGAAATTGGGTCCTGAGAACATTTCCAACCCCAATTGCATCCAACACACGCCACCCGTTTTTGAAAAGGGTCAGTGAAGTTCCACTAGTTCTAAGTGATTCGGCTTGCTCGAGTACCAATGTCCTAACTCCAAGCCTGAAATTTCAAAGCCTCAAGCATTCGAATAAACCCATTTGCATTTAAACTAAAAGGTATGAAGTTTCGTTTTGAAATTAGAACCTACCGGTGAAGAGACAAAGCAGTGGCAAGACCAGCAATCCCTCCTCCAACTATAACTATGTCTTCCCTCCTGACCTCTGATCGAGCACTGACCACATCTCTACAGTAAAATTTAGTTCTGGGTCGAGCTCGAATCCACGGTTGGCTCTTGGGGAATTCTCCGCCATGAAAATGGAGAGCTAGCGATGGTGAAATGGGAGACTTGAGCAACACAGAcggtgaagaagaagccatAGCCATGGTAGCTTGTTTCTAGAACTGATTTATGACAATCAAGGAGAGGAGGAGAGACATTATTTTTCAGATTCTTAGTGATTTTAGGACTCGATTGGCCACGCAAACAAGTGGTGGAGATTGAGAAGAGTCGTGCTTAGAAATGGAACTTTCCCGggagaaaagagaggaaaaatgGTAGCTTGTTGAACCAAACAGCAAAAGCTTCATGGGCCGAGCGGTTTAAGGTCGCATATGAAAGCCCACCTGAAGAAGCCCACTGAAGATAGCGAGAAGCTTTATGTTCGCTTGCATCTTCCCACCTAGCGACCTTCGAAAACGCTGAAAAACTTGCAGTGTCCAAAGATTGAAGCTCGTTGAAGAATGGAAGCTAGAATTGTCTCAGAAAGTAAGGGCACAGTGACCTCCGAGAGAGGGCAATTTCGAGGAATCCGAATGGAGAATCCCTTTACTTTGAAGGTGGGTCAGATATTTACAGGGTTCGGCGTCGGTTGTGGCGTCGGTATCGGCGTTGGGCGCCCCATAAACATGGGTAATTTTCTTTCCCCCATTATCGACTTTCATTCGCCTCCACTAGTTTCTTTCATTAGCTTTCTCTTTCGCACTGACTGATCAAGAAATTAGCCTGTGATTCTAAATACATATTTGTAATTAGTTGGATGATTCAAGTTTCATTTGAAAtcttaatttcatcaaatttaaccttaaattttgaagtgtTGGAACTAATACCAATTGAAGCTGAGgtgcatttttttctttttgttctttttagagTTGTGGTTAAATTCAAACTCGATAGGAGCTATCTATTTagaacattaaaattatatgtttcCTAACATGTTGGAGGGCATAGGGTTAGGTGTTGTCCCATAAAGTTTGTGGTTAGCTGTGAGTGGAGCTGAGTAAAACTAGATGCACTCGATCAATTCCTTTTTCAAATCCTGAGATATATGTTTGCTCCTTGGTTCATGGTCATGTCTGCTGGCAGTCTTGCTACTATACGAACGTATGAAACCgatattcatatattttcagGTGCAATACCTGTCATGAATGAAGTAATGAGTGCCACGAGAGGTGCAACCGAGGCACTTTCTGGTGTAACCAGGCATTTAAATAACTCTGTGAGTCCTAACTTTTAGACATTATGcattttgtgttctttattTGCTATATGAGATGTTGGACCATTGAAATTCTCTCAAATATCACATGTTAGCTCAGGAAATTAGGAGCTAAGAACATCCAAGGTGGCATTGGGTGTGGAGTTGGTTTTGGTCATGGTTTCGGTGTGGGTATGTCCAAAAATATCTTCTGAATACCATATATGTCGTTTACGAGTTTTTGTTCATGTATTGGTCTGTTTAACCGACACGTAGTTTCTTGAATGTTAGGCCTAGCTATCAAGCCTTCATTTCTACAACAAGTTCAATCTTCTGTTATGGTAGGTGCCACAGACCTCTTATCCATGATATATTACCCATTACAACTTCTTATATACACGTATTTGAAGCTTGAAACCCAAATCTGATAGCAAGCAATGGAGAAGATGGTGACAAAATTAGGTAATAATCCTAATCTTGCAATTAGTCAAAGCGCTGTACCGGTATCACTGCAATCTGCCATGAGCATAACAAATGCTTCGGCTAACAAGCATCCTGTTGCAAGCATTAGAGAGTTTGCAAAAGAAATGCCAGAAACTGCCCCACAAAACCTATCGAGCAGCAGATCGTTTGAAACTCGAACCGAAAAGGTCATCGACAGTTTCTTGCAGAATCCTGTTTTTAAAGGAGGGGATACTGAACTGCAGGATGAGGTATGATAATACATGCTCGGTTTTCGGTTCTAGACAAGACGAACTCCTGTAAAAACAATGAATGTTTGATGTGGTTTGCTCATTAAATACACTTCTTGCACTGAATTGATCTTGTTATGGAGTCGTGATTGATGTTTCTTGCATTATAGGTTGGACGCCTACGGCTCGAAAACCGTCTCTTTCAAATGGTAAGCTTTTATAATGGCCAGTAAATGTGAGCTGACTTCGTTGTTAGAGATGCATCATGGAAAGAACTAGGCTGTATTGACTAAGCTTCTGAATTTGTTTATTCCTAGCACAAGTGACCAACTAGTTCctatttaaatgttattgcttaagaaatgaaatgtttAGATTAATGAATCTTTGCTAGCTTTCAAGAATATGCTTTCCCTCCCACTTCGTTCACTTCATTCTCATCTTTAGGATGGAGAGTTTACGAATAGCAACTGTgcgatcccacattggttggagagaggaacaaagcatttctaacgagagtgtggaaacctctctctagcagacgcgttttaaaaccgtgaggctgacacgatacgtaatgggctaaagcggataatatctactagcggtgggcttgagcttttataaatggtatcagagccagccatcgagcggtgtgctagtgaggacgctggcccccatgggaggtggattgtgagatcccacattggttagagagggtaacaaagcattccttataagagagtgaaaacctctctctagtagacgcgttttaaaaccgtgaggccaacgacgatacgtaataggctaaagcggataatatctattagcgg
It contains:
- the LOC111785166 gene encoding uncharacterized protein LOC111785166, whose protein sequence is MEARIVSESKGTVTSERGQFRGIRMENPFTLKVGQIFTGFGVGCGVGIGVGRPINMGAIPVMNEVMSATRGATEALSGVTRHLNNSLRKLGAKNIQGGIGCGVGFGHGFGVGLAIKPSFLQQVQSSVMQAMEKMVTKLGNNPNLAISQSAVPVSLQSAMSITNASANKHPVASIREFAKEMPETAPQNLSSSRSFETRTEKVIDSFLQNPVFKGGDTELQDEVGRLRLENRLFQMVMMHQKLIQELKEENNKLHQILVEDLKIPPSRLQASNTGRKCSPCSDCLECRRKERRRRS